The following are encoded in a window of Hordeum vulgare subsp. vulgare unplaced genomic scaffold, MorexV3_pseudomolecules_assembly, whole genome shotgun sequence genomic DNA:
- the LOC123419081 gene encoding NAD(P)H-quinone oxidoreductase subunit 2 B, chloroplastic-like, whose protein sequence is MIWHVQNENFILDSTRIFMKAFHLLLFNGSFIFPECILIFGLILLLMIDSTSDQKDRPWFYFISSTSLVISITALLFRWREEPIISFSGNFQTNNFNEIFQFLILLCSTLCIPLSVEYIECTEMAITEFLLFVLTATLGGMFLCGANDLITIFVAPECFSLCSYLLSGYTKRDLRSNEATMKYLLMGGASSSILVHGFSWLYGSSGGEIELQEIVNGLINTQMYNSPGISIALISITVGLGFKLSPAPFHQWTPDVYEGVWFVRQIPTSISISEVFGFCKTP, encoded by the coding sequence ATGATCTGGCATGTACAGAATGAAAACTTCATTCTCGATTCTACGAGAATTTTTATGAAAGCGTTTCATTTGCTTCTCTTCAATGGAAGTTTCATTTTCCCAGAATGTATCCTAATTTTTGGCCTAATTCTTCTTCTGATGATCGATTCAACCTCTGATCAAAAAGATAGACCTTGGTTCTATTTCATCTCTTCAACAAGTTTAGTAATAAGCATAACGGCCCTATTGTTCCGATGGAGAGAAGAACCTATAATTAGCTTTTCGGGAAATTTCCAAACGAACAATTTCAACGAAATCTTTCAATTTCTCATTTTATTATGTTCAACTTTATGTATTCCTCTATCCgtagagtacattgaatgtacagaAATGGCTATAACAGAGTTTCTGTTATTCGTATTAACAGCTACTCTAGGGGGAATGTTTTTATGTGGTGCTAACGATTTAATAACTATCTTTGTAGCTCCAGAATGTTTCAGTTTATGTTCCTACCTATTGTCTGGATATACCAAGAGAGATCTACGGTCTAATGAGGCTACTATGAAATATTTACTCATGGGTGGGGCAAGCTCTTCTATTCTGGTTCATGGTTTCTCTTGGCTATATGGTTCATCTGGGGGGGAGATCGAGCTTCAAGAAATTGTGAACGGTCTTATCAATACACAAATGTATAACTCCCCAGGAATTTCAATTGCGCTTATATCCATCACTGTAGGACTTGGGTTCAAGCTTTCCCCAGCCCCTTTTCATCAATGGACTCCTGACGTCTACGAAGGAGTGTGGTTCGTTCGACAAATTCCTACCTCTATATCTATCTCTGAGGTGTTTGGGTTTTGCAAAACTCCATAG